The Salvia miltiorrhiza cultivar Shanhuang (shh) chromosome 1, IMPLAD_Smil_shh, whole genome shotgun sequence genome has a window encoding:
- the LOC131005511 gene encoding uncharacterized protein LOC131005511 → MAYGRNPYSSSSIFDTFSLNPVPYPVLLILAVVALFLGFQWYVSYEDVVEATEESMGWMLMAAPLLLLFAVRWMSDREYPGGLIFGSTPWDRRRREYYLTAANEGSSPWGVLAAIVLLLVLVQYQSTFLESWFG, encoded by the coding sequence ATGGCGTATGGAAGAAATCCGTATTCGTCTTCTTCAATTTTCGACACTTTCTCTCTCAACCCCGTGCCCTACCCGGTcctgctgatcctggccgtggtcGCCCTCTTCCTCGGCTTCCAATGGTACGTCTCCTACGAGGACGTCGTGGAGGCGACGGAGGAGAGCATGGGATGGATGCTCATGGCGGCGCCGCTGCTGCTTCTCTTCGCCGTGCGCTGGATGTCGGACCGGGAGTACCCCGGGGGGTTGATCTTCGGATCCACGCCGTGGGATCGGCGGCGGCGGGAGTACTACCTGACGGCGGCGAATGAGGGGAGCTCGCCGTGGGGGGTGCTGGCGGCGATCGTGCTGCTGCTGGTGCTTGTGCAGTATCAGTCTACTTTTCTCGAGAGCTGGTTTGGCTGA
- the LOC131005512 gene encoding glucosamine 6-phosphate N-acetyltransferase-like isoform X1, with protein sequence MLGFHDHDADFDNLTSCLSILFNLQKSGFNLKIFLYKAMETTKSSTEEEAFEFEVRKLEISDKRKGFVELLQQLTVCDSISDEAFDRRFEEVAEYGDDHLICVVEDRDSGRIIATGSVLIEKKFIRNCGKVGHIEDVVVDSNIRGKHLGRKMIGFLCDHARAMGCYKVILDCSSDNVAFYERCGFKRKEIQMVNYFGS encoded by the coding sequence ATGCTAGGCTTTCACGATCACGATGCTGATTTCGATAATCTAACCTCATGTCTGTCGATCCTTTTCAATCTTCAGAAATCTGGCTTCAATCTGAAGATCTTTCTCTATAAAGCGATGGAAACAACGAAGTCTTCCACGGAAGAGGAGGCATTTGAATTCGAAGTGAGGAAGCTCGAGATCTCGGACAAGAGGAAGGGTTTCGTGGAGCTTCTTCAGCAGCTGACCGTGTGCGACTCCATCTCCGACGAAGCATTCGACCGACGGTTCGAGGAGGTGGCCGAGTACGGCGACGACCATCTCATATGCGTCGTCGAAGACAGAGATTCGGGGAGGATCATTGCAACCGGTAGCGTGTTGATAGAGAAGAAATTCATAAGGAATTGTGGCAAAGTTGGTCACATCGAAGACGTGGTTGTGGATTCCAACATTCGAGGAAAGCATTTAGGGAGGAAGATGATCGGATTCCTGTGTGATCATGCTCGCGCGATGGGGTGTTACAAGGTGATTCTTGATTGCAGCAGTGACAACGTGGCCTTTTATGAGAGGTGTGGTTTCAAGCGGAAGGAGATTCAGATGGTGAACTACTTCGGTTCTTGA
- the LOC131005512 gene encoding glucosamine 6-phosphate N-acetyltransferase-like isoform X2: protein METTKSSTEEEAFEFEVRKLEISDKRKGFVELLQQLTVCDSISDEAFDRRFEEVAEYGDDHLICVVEDRDSGRIIATGSVLIEKKFIRNCGKVGHIEDVVVDSNIRGKHLGRKMIGFLCDHARAMGCYKVILDCSSDNVAFYERCGFKRKEIQMVNYFGS from the coding sequence ATGGAAACAACGAAGTCTTCCACGGAAGAGGAGGCATTTGAATTCGAAGTGAGGAAGCTCGAGATCTCGGACAAGAGGAAGGGTTTCGTGGAGCTTCTTCAGCAGCTGACCGTGTGCGACTCCATCTCCGACGAAGCATTCGACCGACGGTTCGAGGAGGTGGCCGAGTACGGCGACGACCATCTCATATGCGTCGTCGAAGACAGAGATTCGGGGAGGATCATTGCAACCGGTAGCGTGTTGATAGAGAAGAAATTCATAAGGAATTGTGGCAAAGTTGGTCACATCGAAGACGTGGTTGTGGATTCCAACATTCGAGGAAAGCATTTAGGGAGGAAGATGATCGGATTCCTGTGTGATCATGCTCGCGCGATGGGGTGTTACAAGGTGATTCTTGATTGCAGCAGTGACAACGTGGCCTTTTATGAGAGGTGTGGTTTCAAGCGGAAGGAGATTCAGATGGTGAACTACTTCGGTTCTTGA
- the LOC131005513 gene encoding triosephosphate isomerase, chloroplastic, which yields MAVVSTSLAGAGAVTSQLTHFSGLRKSFLKLDTSSANSTHSFFQSVDSHIRLTSSGKACRGVVAMAGTGKFFVGGNWKCNGTKESISKLVSDLNSATLESDVDVVVSPPFVYIDQVKNSLTDRIEIAAQNCWIGKGGAFTGEISVEQLKDLGCKWVVLGHSERRHVIGEDDQFIGKKAAYAVSQGVGVIACIGELLEEREAGKTFDVCFKQLKAYADAVSSWDNIVIAYEPVWAIGTGKVASPEQAQEVHAAVRNWLSKNVSAEVASKTRIIYGGSVNGGNSADLAKKEDIDGFLVGGASLKGPEFATIINSVTAKKVAA from the exons ATGGCGGTCGTCTCCACTTCtctcgccggcgccggcgctgTCACCAGCCAGCTCACTCACTTCTCCGGCCTCCGAAAATCCTTCCTCAAGCTCGACACCTCCAGCGCCAACTCTACGCACTCGTTTTTCCAGAGCGTCGACTCGCACATCCGCCTCACATCCTCCGGTAAAGCATGCCGCGGCGTCGTCGCGATGGCAGGCACCGGAAAG TTCTTTGTTGGTGGGAATTGGAAATGT AATGGGACCAAAGAGTCCATCAGCAAGCTTGTGTCGGACTTGAACAGTGCAACACTTGAATCTGATGTTG ATGTTGTTGTTTCGCCTCCTTTCGTCTACATTGATCAAGTAAAGAATTCATTGACTGATCGGATAGAGATAGCAGCCCAAAATTGTTGGATTGGAAAAGGTGGCGCTTTCACTGGAGAAATCAG CGTGGAGCAACTGAAAGACCTTGGATGCAAGTGGGTCGTTCTTGGGCATTCTGAGCGGAGGCATGTAATAGGAGAAGATGATCAA TTCATTGGAAAGAAGGCTGCTTATGCCGTGAGCCAGGGTGTAGGAGTAATAGCCTGCATCGGGGAGTTGTTGGAAGAAAGAGAAGCTGGAAAAACCTTTGATGTTTGCTTTAAGCAATTGAAGGCTTATGCTG ATGCTGTCTCAAGTTGGGACAATATTGTCATTGCCTATGAGCCCGTATGGGCAATTGGAACTGGTAAAGTGGCCTCACCCGAGCAGGCCCAGGAAGTGCACGCTGCTGTTAGGAATTGGCTGAGCAAGAACGTATCAGCAGAAGTTGCTTCTAAAACACGTATTATCTACGGAG GTTCGGTCAACGGAGGCAACTCTGCAGATCTTGCCAAAAAAGAAGACATTGATGGATTCCTCGTAGGTGGTGCATCTCTAAAG GGTCCTGAGTTCGCCACCATCATCAATTCCGTTACTGCCAAGAAGGTTGCCGCCTAG